One Panicum virgatum strain AP13 chromosome 9K, P.virgatum_v5, whole genome shotgun sequence genomic region harbors:
- the LOC120651230 gene encoding uncharacterized protein LOC120651230, with product MPICHGFPTAPYSEATRYRGYCKAERCKWHIHVSQLQDGRTWEIKKMPCEHTCQSTGKVEKNCMATNHWVKDRVMDWLAKDNTIGATELKKRLEDQYHLKLSYWVVWDGRNKALEQLKGKWDDSFECIFSFKAEVEKTNPGSLVDIEYEKVGKKMRFTRMFVALKSCVDGFVNGCRPFLGVDSTHLTGKWKGQLASATTIDGNNWMFPVCHGVFGSETSDNWEWFFSRLHQVIGSPPGLVISTNAGKGIDLAVTKVFKNGVEHRECMRHLVANFHKRFRGEVFEKHLWPACRAYQRHRFEEHYNLMYEACPEAMIWIHNTHKHLWT from the exons ATGCCGATCTGTCATGGGTTCCCGACGG CTCCCTATTCTGAGGCAACAAGGTATAGAGGTTATTGCAAAGCTGAACGGTGCAAGTGGCATATACATGTCTCACAATTGCAGGACGGAAGGACTTGGGAG ATAAAGAAGATGCCTTGTGAACACACTTGTCAAAGCACAGGAAAAGTTGAGAAGAACTGTATGGCAACAAATCACTGGGTCAAGGATCGGGTTATGGATTGGCTTGCAAAGGACAATACAATTGGGGCTACAGAATTAAAGAAAAGGCTTGAGGACCAGTATCATCTGAAGTTGTCATATTGGGTAGTTTGGGATGGAAGAAATAAGGCTTTGGAGCAGCTCAAAGGGAAGTGGGATGATAGTTTTGAGTGTATTTTCAGTTTCAAGGCAGAGGTGGAGAAGACCAATCCTGGCAGTTTGGTAGACATTGAATATGAGAAAGTTGGAAAGAAGATGAGGTTCACTAGAATGTTTGTTGCATTGAAGTCTTGTGTGGATGGATTTGTAAATGGCTGCAGGCCTTTCCTTGGTGTGGACTCCACCCATTTGACTGGGAAATGGAAGGGTCAACTTGCATCTGCTACTACTATTGATGGAAATAATTGGATGTTTCCAGTGTGTCATGGTGTGTTTGGATCAGAGACAAGTGACAATTGGGAATGGTTTTTCAGCAGACTTCATCAAGTTATTGGATCACCTCCAGGCCTTGTGATATCAACTAATGCAGGCAAAGGAATTGATTTAGCTGTTACTAAAGTTTTCAAAAATGGGGTTGAGCATAGGGAGTGCATGAGACACTTAGTTGCAAACTTCCATAAGCGATTTCGGGGTGAAGTCTTTGAGAAACATCTGTGGCCAGCATGTAGAGCTTATCAAAGACACAGGTTTGAAGAGCACTATAATCTAATGTATGAAGCATGCCCTGAAGCTATGATATGGATACATAATACTCATAAGCACCTTTGGACATGA